A DNA window from Zingiber officinale cultivar Zhangliang chromosome 3A, Zo_v1.1, whole genome shotgun sequence contains the following coding sequences:
- the LOC122054140 gene encoding uncharacterized protein LOC122054140 isoform X2 — translation MLKRQRAFSEELRQVKSSQPSHLSPSVSQAAASLGGADTGLVQRSQSLSKDSEALEGAPVKPPRNWEQSPQPPTSPRWSTWKDSSLGEQPSAWSAKSPQPSASPRGSSWPYSSWGEQPSAWSAKSPQPSTSPRSSSWTDWSSDFDPFQPSSWSAKIPQSSLMLPPAARPSLPTPEERQALRSLSITDLLEKNLVFQTELKERISRLSADYAASQAQETKLRSLAEYWEKKAKAIEAEKAQETKLRSLADFWENKAKTMEAEKLHLSERMAKVLIELDESKAELEAVRSKMEGMSSMLNGASFMLNGAKVKLEGARTELQSAAKEKASLGVKES, via the exons ATGTTGAAAAGGCAGCGGGCGTTCTCCGAGGAGCTCCGTCAAGTGAAATCATCTCAGCCGTCCCATTTATCTCCTTCAGTCTCTCAAGCTGCCGCCTCCCTTGGAGGGGCTGACACTGGGCTAGTTCAAAGGAGCCAGTCGCTCTCCAAGGACTCAGAGGCCCTAGAGGGCGCTCCAGTAAAACCTCCAAGAAACTGGGAGCAGAGTCCCCAGCCCCCAACCTCCCCTAGATGGTCTACTTGGAAAGATTCGAGCTTGGGTGAGCAGCCATCAGCCTGGAGCGCGAAGAGTCCCCAGCCCTCAGCCTCCCCTAGAGGGTCTAGTTGGCCATATTCGAGCTGGGGTGAGCAGCCATCAGCCTGGAGCGCGAAGAGTCCCCAGCCCTCAACCTCCCCTAGATCGTCTTCTTGGACAGATTGGAGCTCGGATTTTGACCCATTTCAGCCATCATCCTGGAGCGCGAAGATCCCCCAGTCTTCGCTTATGCTACCACCTGCAGCTCGGCCAAGTTTGCCTACGCCCGAGGAGCGGCAAGCTCTGCGAAGTTTGTCGATAACGGACTTGTTGGAGAAG AACTTGGTGTTCCAGACGGAGTTGAAGGAGCGGATTTCGCGTCTCAGTGCAGATTACGCCGCGTCCCAAGCTCAAGAGACTAAGCTACGGTCCTTGGCTGAGTACTGGGAGAAGAAGGCTAAGGCAATCGAAGCTGAAAAAGCTCAAGAGACTAAGCTACGGTCCTTGGCTGATTTCTGGGAGAATAAGGCTAAGACAATGGAAGCTGAAAAATTGCACCTCTCGGAACGGATGGCTAAGGTCCTGATTGAGCTCGACGAGAGCAAGGCTGAATTGGAGGCGGTCAGATCCAAGATGGAAGGGATGAGCTCTATGCTAAATGGAGCCAGTTTTATGCTAAATGGAGCCAAGGTCAAGCTGGAGGGGGCGAGAACTGAGCTGCAATCGGCTGCGAAGGAGAAGGCGTCCCTTGGCGTCAAAGAAAGCTAA
- the LOC122054140 gene encoding uncharacterized protein LOC122054140 isoform X1 — protein MNSEEVTGIKTPMDAREEALKSLKVQMLKRQRAFSEELRQVKSSQPSHLSPSVSQAAASLGGADTGLVQRSQSLSKDSEALEGAPVKPPRNWEQSPQPPTSPRWSTWKDSSLGEQPSAWSAKSPQPSASPRGSSWPYSSWGEQPSAWSAKSPQPSTSPRSSSWTDWSSDFDPFQPSSWSAKIPQSSLMLPPAARPSLPTPEERQALRSLSITDLLEKNLVFQTELKERISRLSADYAASQAQETKLRSLAEYWEKKAKAIEAEKAQETKLRSLADFWENKAKTMEAEKLHLSERMAKVLIELDESKAELEAVRSKMEGMSSMLNGASFMLNGAKVKLEGARTELQSAAKEKASLGVKES, from the exons ATGAATTCTGAAGAAGTGACCGGCATAAAAACTCCCATGGACGCGA GAGAGGAAGCGTTGAAGTCCTTGAAGGTCCAAATGTTGAAAAGGCAGCGGGCGTTCTCCGAGGAGCTCCGTCAAGTGAAATCATCTCAGCCGTCCCATTTATCTCCTTCAGTCTCTCAAGCTGCCGCCTCCCTTGGAGGGGCTGACACTGGGCTAGTTCAAAGGAGCCAGTCGCTCTCCAAGGACTCAGAGGCCCTAGAGGGCGCTCCAGTAAAACCTCCAAGAAACTGGGAGCAGAGTCCCCAGCCCCCAACCTCCCCTAGATGGTCTACTTGGAAAGATTCGAGCTTGGGTGAGCAGCCATCAGCCTGGAGCGCGAAGAGTCCCCAGCCCTCAGCCTCCCCTAGAGGGTCTAGTTGGCCATATTCGAGCTGGGGTGAGCAGCCATCAGCCTGGAGCGCGAAGAGTCCCCAGCCCTCAACCTCCCCTAGATCGTCTTCTTGGACAGATTGGAGCTCGGATTTTGACCCATTTCAGCCATCATCCTGGAGCGCGAAGATCCCCCAGTCTTCGCTTATGCTACCACCTGCAGCTCGGCCAAGTTTGCCTACGCCCGAGGAGCGGCAAGCTCTGCGAAGTTTGTCGATAACGGACTTGTTGGAGAAG AACTTGGTGTTCCAGACGGAGTTGAAGGAGCGGATTTCGCGTCTCAGTGCAGATTACGCCGCGTCCCAAGCTCAAGAGACTAAGCTACGGTCCTTGGCTGAGTACTGGGAGAAGAAGGCTAAGGCAATCGAAGCTGAAAAAGCTCAAGAGACTAAGCTACGGTCCTTGGCTGATTTCTGGGAGAATAAGGCTAAGACAATGGAAGCTGAAAAATTGCACCTCTCGGAACGGATGGCTAAGGTCCTGATTGAGCTCGACGAGAGCAAGGCTGAATTGGAGGCGGTCAGATCCAAGATGGAAGGGATGAGCTCTATGCTAAATGGAGCCAGTTTTATGCTAAATGGAGCCAAGGTCAAGCTGGAGGGGGCGAGAACTGAGCTGCAATCGGCTGCGAAGGAGAAGGCGTCCCTTGGCGTCAAAGAAAGCTAA
- the LOC122052878 gene encoding uncharacterized protein LOC122052878 — protein MEEVLMESHGPPLDKAGSLVLDIENLTQTSESCSPSPKVMKTLSRKGSSRIDRRNVEEQDIDGATKKVIVKGRVPCCQVAIEQQLVLSRPFAGIPPMANISNLSADMGDGRMRKFNHFMTINPKKILLLFASMSSLGTIILIYFTLVIYFKGV, from the exons ATGGAGGAAGTTCTCATGGAG AGCCATGGTCCACCTCTTGATAAAGCGGGAAGTTTGGTTCTAGATATTGAGAACCTAACACAAACCTCTGAGAGTTGCTCTCCAAGTCCAAAAGTGATG AAAACTCTATCTCGTAAAGGTTCATCAAGAATAGATCGGCGGAATGTAGAGGAGCAAGATATAGATGGAGCAACCAAGAAAGTCATCGTCAAAG GAAGGGTCCCTTGTTGTCAAGTTGCAATCGAACAACAATTGGTTCTCAGCAGACCTTTTGCAGGAATCCCACCTATGGCAAATATCTCTAATCTATCAGCAGATATGGGAGATGGAAGGATGAGGAAGTTCAACCACTTCATGACTATCAATCCGAAGAAAATACTTCTCCTTTTTGCATCTAT GTCTAGCCTGGGGACAATCATTCTCATATATTTTACACTAGTCATATATTTCAAAGGAGTATAA
- the LOC122050791 gene encoding uncharacterized protein LOC122050791: MASCFFSSGSTPLLLALISLLAASVTARPGVSFHPCNTLFITYTISTTDAALPGNPRVSGSISVYRIFTSSRSADVGPRPSMIPRTRFLLPQREVAPARPAAFGFSSIQERAKDILVVFVGLLFGVGCGALTAATMYLAWSLVAHRQEIYDSDAYSDEEDVDENPKKAGYVKIPATDSISVKEGYEGN, translated from the coding sequence ATGGCTTCTTGCTTCTTTTCCAGCGGGTCCACTCCTCTCCTCCTCGCTCTGATCAGCCTCCTGGCAGCCTCCGTGACAGCCCGCCCCGGCGTTTCCTTTCACCCCTGCAACACTCTCTTCATCACCTACACGATCTCCACCACCGACGCCGCCCTCCCCGGCAACCCTCGCGTCTCCGGATCCATATCCGTTTACCGCATCTTCACCTCCTCCCGCTCCGCCGACGTCGGTCCTCGCCCCTCGATGATACCGCGGACGAGGTTCCTCCTTCCTCAACGCGAGGTCGCCCCTGCTAGGCCTGCGGCCTTTGGATTCAGTTCCATCCAAGAGCGGGCCAAGGACATCCTTGTGGTCTTCGTCGGGCTCCTCTTTGGGGTCGGCTGCGGTGCGCTCACCGCCGCCACCATGTACCTGGCCTGGTCACTCGTCGCCCATCGGCAAGAGATCTACGACTCTGACGCGTACAGCGACGAGGAGGATGTGGATGAAAACCCCAAGAAAGCGGGTTATGTCAAGATCCCGGCTACTGATTCAATCTCCGTCAAGGAAGGGTATGAGGGAAATTAG
- the LOC122052879 gene encoding probable metal-nicotianamine transporter YSL12 isoform X2 → MASEEVEMRSLDEEEKLRQRKKDKEGEAEQQEEVSVERAFEGLRVPPWREQLTFRALVVSFLLSVMFSVIVMKLNLTTGIIPSLNVAAGLLGFFFIKMWTKVLEQTGLLRTPFTRQENTVIQTCVVAAYGLAFSGGFGSYLFGMSSKIAGQATEGSEPQNIKDPSLGWMIGFMFVVSFLGLFSLVPLRKIMIIDYKLIYPSGTATAYLINGFHTLNGEKLAKKQVWMLGKCFIGSFFWGFFQWFYTASDGCGFVSFPTLGLKAYDHRFYFDFSATYVGVGMICPYLVNVSVLLGGILSWGIMWPLIHNQKGHWYPADTPDSSLHGLNGYKVFIGIAMILGDGLYNFVKVLHRTVSTFVSAWRKGPSTLPVTDDDSPSPALASYDDEKRTDVFLKDQIPQWVAYAGYVAVAVISIIALPFIFPPLKWYFIFVAYIFAPVLAFCNAYGCGLTDWSLASTYGKLAIFVIGAWAGSHGGVLAALAACGVMMSIVSTASDLMQDFKTGYLTLASPRSMFVSQIIGTAMGCVIAPSVFWLFFKAFKDIGTEGSQYPAPYAIIYRNMAILGVDGFGSLPKHCLTLCYVFFVLAIVINLIRDLVGPRIARFIPIPMAMAIPFYIGSYFAIDMFIGSVILFVWEKIDKRKADSFAPAVASGVICGDGIWTLPQAVLALAQVKPPICMKFLSRKMNAQVDEFISTLS, encoded by the exons ATGGCTTCAGAGGAGGTCGAGATGCGGAGTTTGGACGAGGAAGAGAAGCTGCGGCAGCGGAAGAAGGACAAGGAGGGGGAAgcggagcaacaggaggaggtgTCGGTGGAGCGGGCGTTCGAGGGGCTGCGTGTGCCGCCGTGGCGCGAGCAGCTCACATTCCGCGCGCTGGTGGTGAGCTTCTTACTCTCCGTGATGTTTAGCGTCATCGTGATGAAGCTGAACCTGACGACGGGGATCATCCCCTCGCTCAACGTCGCCGCCGGCCTCCTCGGGTTCTTCTTCATCAAGATGTGGACGAAGGTGCTCGAGCAGACCGGGCTGCTTCGGACTCCCTTCACGCGGCAGGAGAACACGGTCATCCAGACCTGCGTCGTCGCCGCTTACGGCCTCGCATTTAGCG GCGGTTTTGGAAGTTATCTTTTTGGTATGAGCTCAAAAATTGCTGGTCAAGCAACTGAAGGAAGTGAACCTCAGAACATAAAGGACCCAAGTTTAGGATGGATGATTGGATTTATGTTTGTCGTCAGCTTTCTCGGTTTGTTCTCTCTTGTGCCGCTCAGAAAG ATAATGATCATTGACTACAAGCTGATCTATCCGAGTGGCACTGCTACTGCCTACCTTATCAATGGCTTCCATACATTGAACGGGGAAAAGCTGGCCAA GAAGCAAGTATGGATGCTCGGCAAGTGCTTCATTGGTAGCTTCTTCTGGGGGTTCTTCCAATGGTTTTACACTGCAAGTGATGGTTGTGGCTTTGTATCATTCCCTACCCTCGGTCTTAAGGCCTACGATCACAG GTTCTACTTCGACTTCTCTGCTACTTACGTGGGCGTTGGAATGATTTGCCCGTATCTCGTGAACGTATCTGTCCTCCTCGGAGGTATCCTTTCATGGGGAATCATGTGGCCTCTTATACACAACCAAAAAGGTCATTGGTATCCGGCTGATACACCAGACAGTAGCCTTCATGGTTTGAATGGCTACAAGGTCTTCATAGGCATTGCCATGATTCTCGGCGACGGCCTTTATAATTTCGTCAAGGTCCTGCACCGAACCGTCTCTACCTTCGTCTCCGCCTGGCGCAAAGGTCCCAGCACACTTCCCGTCACGGACGATGATAGCCCTTCGCCTGCTCTTGCCTCTTACGATGACGAAAAGCGAACTGATGTCTTCCTCAAAGATCAAATTCCACAATGGGTAGCATACGCGGGCTATGTCGCTGTTGCCGTGATCTCTATCAttgctcttcctttcatcttcccCCCACTCAAGTGGTACTTCATCTTCGTCGCTTATATATTTGCCCCTGTTTTAGCATTCTGCAACGCCTACGGCTGCGGCCTTACTGACTGGTCCTTGGCTTCCACCTACGGCAAGCTTGCCATCTTTGTCATCGGAGCTTGGGCTGGCTCTCACGGCGGTGTTCTCGCCGCCCTAGCAGCTTGCGGTGTTATGATGAGCATCGTCTCGACTGCCTCAGATCTTATGCAGGACTTCAAGACTGGTTACCTAACTCTGGCTTCTCCCCGGTCTATGTTTGTGAGCCAGATCATTGGGACGGCGATGGGATGCGTGATCGCTCCGAGTGTTTTCTGGCTTTTCTTCAAGGCTTTCAAAGACATCGGCACGGAAGGCAGCCAGTACCCTGCGCCTTATGCCATCATCTACCGGAACATGGCAATACTCGGCGTCGACGGCTTCGGTTCTCTTCCAAAGCACTGCCTCACGCTCTGCTACGTCTTCTTTGTCCTCGCGATCGTCATCAACTTGATAAGGGATCTCGTCGGCCCGAGGATTGCGCGGTTCATTCCGATCCCAATGGCAATGGCTATTCCTTTCTACATCGGATCCTACTTCGCCATCGACATGTTCATCGGAAGCGTCATACTGTTCGTCTGGGAAAAGATCGACAAGCGAAAGGCAGATTCCTTTGCTCCGGCAGTGGCGTCTGGTGTTATATGCGGCGACGGGATATGGACTCTGCCGCAGGCTGTGCTTGCGCTGGCACAAGTGAAGCCGCCAATCTGCATGAAGTTTCTGTCGAGGAAGATGAACGCTCAGGTCGACGAATTCATTTCGACACTGTCTTAA
- the LOC122052879 gene encoding probable metal-nicotianamine transporter YSL12 isoform X1 has product MASEEVEMRSLDEEEKLRQRKKDKEGEAEQQEEVSVERAFEGLRVPPWREQLTFRALVVSFLLSVMFSVIVMKLNLTTGIIPSLNVAAGLLGFFFIKMWTKVLEQTGLLRTPFTRQENTVIQTCVVAAYGLAFSGGFGSYLFGMSSKIAGQATEGSEPQNIKDPSLGWMIGFMFVVSFLGLFSLVPLRKVSSIPKFLNLELGYARRDAYSNLFQIMIIDYKLIYPSGTATAYLINGFHTLNGEKLAKKQVWMLGKCFIGSFFWGFFQWFYTASDGCGFVSFPTLGLKAYDHRFYFDFSATYVGVGMICPYLVNVSVLLGGILSWGIMWPLIHNQKGHWYPADTPDSSLHGLNGYKVFIGIAMILGDGLYNFVKVLHRTVSTFVSAWRKGPSTLPVTDDDSPSPALASYDDEKRTDVFLKDQIPQWVAYAGYVAVAVISIIALPFIFPPLKWYFIFVAYIFAPVLAFCNAYGCGLTDWSLASTYGKLAIFVIGAWAGSHGGVLAALAACGVMMSIVSTASDLMQDFKTGYLTLASPRSMFVSQIIGTAMGCVIAPSVFWLFFKAFKDIGTEGSQYPAPYAIIYRNMAILGVDGFGSLPKHCLTLCYVFFVLAIVINLIRDLVGPRIARFIPIPMAMAIPFYIGSYFAIDMFIGSVILFVWEKIDKRKADSFAPAVASGVICGDGIWTLPQAVLALAQVKPPICMKFLSRKMNAQVDEFISTLS; this is encoded by the exons ATGGCTTCAGAGGAGGTCGAGATGCGGAGTTTGGACGAGGAAGAGAAGCTGCGGCAGCGGAAGAAGGACAAGGAGGGGGAAgcggagcaacaggaggaggtgTCGGTGGAGCGGGCGTTCGAGGGGCTGCGTGTGCCGCCGTGGCGCGAGCAGCTCACATTCCGCGCGCTGGTGGTGAGCTTCTTACTCTCCGTGATGTTTAGCGTCATCGTGATGAAGCTGAACCTGACGACGGGGATCATCCCCTCGCTCAACGTCGCCGCCGGCCTCCTCGGGTTCTTCTTCATCAAGATGTGGACGAAGGTGCTCGAGCAGACCGGGCTGCTTCGGACTCCCTTCACGCGGCAGGAGAACACGGTCATCCAGACCTGCGTCGTCGCCGCTTACGGCCTCGCATTTAGCG GCGGTTTTGGAAGTTATCTTTTTGGTATGAGCTCAAAAATTGCTGGTCAAGCAACTGAAGGAAGTGAACCTCAGAACATAAAGGACCCAAGTTTAGGATGGATGATTGGATTTATGTTTGTCGTCAGCTTTCTCGGTTTGTTCTCTCTTGTGCCGCTCAGAAAGGTTAGTTCGATTCCCAAATTTTTGAACCTCGAACTTGGTTATGCCCGTCGTGATGCTTACTCAAACTTGTTTCAGATAATGATCATTGACTACAAGCTGATCTATCCGAGTGGCACTGCTACTGCCTACCTTATCAATGGCTTCCATACATTGAACGGGGAAAAGCTGGCCAA GAAGCAAGTATGGATGCTCGGCAAGTGCTTCATTGGTAGCTTCTTCTGGGGGTTCTTCCAATGGTTTTACACTGCAAGTGATGGTTGTGGCTTTGTATCATTCCCTACCCTCGGTCTTAAGGCCTACGATCACAG GTTCTACTTCGACTTCTCTGCTACTTACGTGGGCGTTGGAATGATTTGCCCGTATCTCGTGAACGTATCTGTCCTCCTCGGAGGTATCCTTTCATGGGGAATCATGTGGCCTCTTATACACAACCAAAAAGGTCATTGGTATCCGGCTGATACACCAGACAGTAGCCTTCATGGTTTGAATGGCTACAAGGTCTTCATAGGCATTGCCATGATTCTCGGCGACGGCCTTTATAATTTCGTCAAGGTCCTGCACCGAACCGTCTCTACCTTCGTCTCCGCCTGGCGCAAAGGTCCCAGCACACTTCCCGTCACGGACGATGATAGCCCTTCGCCTGCTCTTGCCTCTTACGATGACGAAAAGCGAACTGATGTCTTCCTCAAAGATCAAATTCCACAATGGGTAGCATACGCGGGCTATGTCGCTGTTGCCGTGATCTCTATCAttgctcttcctttcatcttcccCCCACTCAAGTGGTACTTCATCTTCGTCGCTTATATATTTGCCCCTGTTTTAGCATTCTGCAACGCCTACGGCTGCGGCCTTACTGACTGGTCCTTGGCTTCCACCTACGGCAAGCTTGCCATCTTTGTCATCGGAGCTTGGGCTGGCTCTCACGGCGGTGTTCTCGCCGCCCTAGCAGCTTGCGGTGTTATGATGAGCATCGTCTCGACTGCCTCAGATCTTATGCAGGACTTCAAGACTGGTTACCTAACTCTGGCTTCTCCCCGGTCTATGTTTGTGAGCCAGATCATTGGGACGGCGATGGGATGCGTGATCGCTCCGAGTGTTTTCTGGCTTTTCTTCAAGGCTTTCAAAGACATCGGCACGGAAGGCAGCCAGTACCCTGCGCCTTATGCCATCATCTACCGGAACATGGCAATACTCGGCGTCGACGGCTTCGGTTCTCTTCCAAAGCACTGCCTCACGCTCTGCTACGTCTTCTTTGTCCTCGCGATCGTCATCAACTTGATAAGGGATCTCGTCGGCCCGAGGATTGCGCGGTTCATTCCGATCCCAATGGCAATGGCTATTCCTTTCTACATCGGATCCTACTTCGCCATCGACATGTTCATCGGAAGCGTCATACTGTTCGTCTGGGAAAAGATCGACAAGCGAAAGGCAGATTCCTTTGCTCCGGCAGTGGCGTCTGGTGTTATATGCGGCGACGGGATATGGACTCTGCCGCAGGCTGTGCTTGCGCTGGCACAAGTGAAGCCGCCAATCTGCATGAAGTTTCTGTCGAGGAAGATGAACGCTCAGGTCGACGAATTCATTTCGACACTGTCTTAA
- the LOC122050792 gene encoding UDP-glycosyltransferase 82A1-like: protein MARSRFILVPFPAQGHVTAMLRLGRLLNASGFDVTMATPDFIHRRLAGSADAGDVRHACLPSGLPEADHTAEDSTAIVRAMECHMPPHLERLLLADGDGAVAGVVVDLVASWAIPVAKRCGVSVVAGFWPAMLASYRAISAIPELIRRGFISEQDGSFLRHQSQSKRELETEELEILAVEAKLSLEDLPWLVGDSAVQNLRFKFWLQVVDRAMSLQFVLVNTFPGEAGGGGHLLSPEHRSPRALPIGPLMAHERVPRPNLWEEDESCLAWLKDQPPGSVVYVSFGSWVAPLSPATISEFALGLEAAGAPFLWALRDDARWRAGLPAGFAGRSGRLVVDWAPQEAVLASPAVGCFLTHCGWLSAVEAALHGKRMLCYPIAGDHFVNAAQIAGVWGAGIRLEEGCGCGDVAEGIRRVMGGKEGEKVQKGVEELRRRVVEEKGSAEAMANLQSFLDAGKLNE, encoded by the exons ATGGCGAGGTCGCGATTCATTCTCGTTCCCTTCCCGGCTCAGGGCCATGTCACTGCTATGCTGCGCCTCGGCCGCCTTCTCAATGCGAGCGGCTTCGACGTCACCATGGCCACGCCCGACTTCATCCACCGCCGCCTCGCCGGCAGCGCAGACGCCGGCGATGTTCGCCACGCGTGCCTTCCGAGCGGGCTGCCAGAGGCGGACCACACGGCGGAGGACTCCACCGCCATCGTCCGGGCTATGGAGTGCCACATGCCTCCTCACCTCGAGCGCCTGTTGCTGGCGGACGGCGATGGCGCGGTGGCGGGCGTGGTGGTGGACCTGGTGGCCTCGTGGGCGATTCCGGTGGCGAAGCGGTGCGGCGTGTCGGTGGTCGCCGGGTTCTGGCCAGCGATGCTCGCCTCTTACCGAGCCATTTCCGCCATCCCCGAGCTAATTCGCAGAGGTTTCATCTCCGAGCAAGACG GTAGTTTTCTGCGCCATCAATCGCAGAGCAAACGAGAGTTGGAAACAGAGGAGTTAGAAATATTGGCAGTCGAAGCAAAGCTGAGCCTAGAAGATCTGCCATGGCTGGTGGGCGACTCCGCCGTTCAGAATCTACGATTCAAATTCTGGCTTCAAGTAGTTGATCGAGCCATGTCTCTCCAATTCGTCTTAGTCAACACCTTCCCCGGCGAAGCCGGCGGTGGCGGACACCTCCTCTCGCCGGAGCACAGATCCCCTCGGGCTCTGCCCATTGGCCCACTAATGGCCCACGAGAGGGTACCCAGGCCCAACCTGTGGGAGGAAGACGAGAGCTGCCTTGCCTGGCTCAAGGACCAACCGCCCGGCTCCGTCGTGTACGTCTCCTTCGGAAGCTGGGTGGCGCCGCTCTCGCCGGCGACCATCTCTGAGTTCGCATTGGGGCTGGAGGCGGCCGGCGCTCCGTTCCTGTGGGCGCTGCGGGACGACGCACGGTGGCGGGCTGGGCTGCCTGCGGGCTTCGCCGGTCGAAGCGGCAGGCTGGTGGTGGACTGGGCCCCGCAGGAGGCGGTGCTGGCGAGCCCGGCGGTGGGATGCTTCCTGACGCACTGCGGGTGGCTGTCGGCGGTGGAGGCGGCGCTCCACGGGAAGCGGATGCTGTGCTACCCCATCGCCGGCGACCATTTCGTGAACGCCGCACAAATTGCGGGGGTCTGGGGCGCCGGAATCAGACTGGAGGAAGGGTGCGGATGCGGGGACGTAGCGGAGGGAATCCGGCGGGTGATGGGAGGGAAGGAAGGGGAGAAGGTGCAAAAGGGAGTGGAAGAGTTGAGGAGGAGAGTGGTGGAGGAGAAAGGTAGCGCCGAGGCCATGGCCAATCTCCAATCTTTTCTCGACGCTGGCAAATTAAACGAATAA
- the LOC122052881 gene encoding pentatricopeptide repeat-containing protein At5g08305-like, whose protein sequence is MLAPSPPWSTRRRLTSLLHVCTSMRELKQIHAQITASGFSGDDHLLSKFILFSAVTSDSGDLDCSYRIFQTIPTPSVFSYNSLIRHFSGSNNPNRSLSLFVRMLRAAAPPDHFTFPFLAKSCARMSSLTSSTSVHCQAAKHGLESDHFVSNSMIHMYAACGDAVSARRVFDGMLQPNLVSWNSLLDGYAKCRDLVAAREVFDRMPERDVVSWSAMIDGYVKGGEYREALVLFEAMRARPTMPKANEVTMVSVLCACAHLGALDQGREMHGHLKENGLRLSLALATSLVDMYAKCGSISEAVRVFRGVPICRTDVLLWNAMIGGLAMHGMGTEAVRMYREMQDEAGVKPDEITYLALLSACAHGGLVDEARGLFRSLVELGMAPHVEHYACIVDVLCRAGKVQEAYQLVCEMPVEPSAAVLGALLSGCRSHGWVELGEVVGKRLIEMDPDHDGRYVGLSNVYAVARRWEEAKQMRETMEKRKVRKAPACSEIEVGGGVSRFIVRDKTHPSTEEIYSMLDLLALQMKI, encoded by the coding sequence ATGCTCGCGCCGTCACCGCCGTGGTCCACCAGACGCCGCCTTACTTCTCTCCTCCATGTTTGTACATCCATGAGAGAGCTGAAGCAGATACACGCCCAGATCACGGCGTCAGGCTTCTCCGGCGACGACCACCTACTCTCCAAGTTCATCCTTTTCTCCGCCGTCACCTCCGATTCCGGCGATCTCGACTGCTCCTACCGCATCTTCCAAACCATACCCACCCCTTCCGTCTTCTCCTACAACTCCCTCATCCGTCACTTCTCTGGATCCAACAACCCCAACCGCTCGCTCTCCCTCTTCGTCCGCATGCTCCGCGCCGCCGCGCCGCCTGACCACTTCACCTTCCCTTTTCTCGCTAAGTCATGCGCTCGCATGTCCTCCCTCACCTCATCCACCTCCGTCCACTGCCAGGCTGCCAAGCACGGCCTGGAATCCGACCACTTCGTGTCCAACTCCATGATTCACATGTACGCGGCCTGCGGCGACGCAGTCTCCGCGCGCAGAGTGTTCGACGGAATGCTCCAGCCGAACCTCGTCTCCTGGAACTCCCTTCTCGACGGCTACGCCAAGTGCCGAGATCTAGTTGCTGCACGGGAGGTGTTCGACCGAATGCCGGAGCGGGACGTGGTGTCCTGGAGCGCAATGATCGACGGGTACGTGAAGGGCGGCGAGTACAGAGAAGCGCTGGTTCTGTTCGAAGCAATGCGTGCTCGGCCGACGATGCCAAAGGCCAACGAGGTCACCATGGTCAGCGTGCTGTGCGCATGCGCGCACCTGGGGGCTCTCGACCAGGGCAGGGAGATGCATGGTCACCTGAAGGAGAACGGATTGCGCTTGAGCCTCGCACTGGCGACCTCCCTGGTCGACATGTACGCCAAGTGCGGATCCATCAGCGAGGCCGTGAGAGTGTTTCGCGGCGTTCCAATCTGCAGGACCGATGTTCTACTATGGAACGCTATGATCGGCGGGCTCGCAATGCACGGGATGGGAACAGAGGCAGTGCGGATGTACAGAGAGATGCAGGACGAGGCGGGCGTTAAGCCGGACGAGATCACGTACTTAGCGTTGCTGAGCGCGTGCGCGCACGGAGGGTTGGTGGACGAAGCCCGGGGATTGTTCCGGTCGCTGGTGGAGCTCGGCATGGCGCCGCACGTCGAGCACTACGCTTGCATAGTGGACGTGCTGTGTCGGGCGGGAAAAGTGCAGGAGGCCTACCAGTTGGTCTGCGAAATGCCAGTTGAGCCGAGCGCCGCCGTCTTGGGTGCTCTGCTCAGCGGCTGCAGGAGCCATGGGTGGGTGGAGCTTGGGGAGGTGGTGGGGAAGAGATTGATCGAGATGGATCCGGATCATGACGGGAGGTACGTTGGATTGTCGAATGTGTACGCAGTGGCGCGGCGGTGGGAGGAGGCTAAGCAGATGAGGGAGACTATGGAGAAGAGGAAGGTGAGGAAGGCGCCGGCGTGCAGCGAGATTGAGGTGGGCGGCGGCGTGAGTAGATTCATTGTTCGGGATAAGACTCATCCTTCGACTGAGGAGATATACTCCATGCTTGACCTGCTGGCGCTGCAAATGAAGATATAA